CTTTCTGCCCGCTGGGGCCGTGGGTTGAAAGCGTGGCACCGGCGCCGGACTCGCTGGTGGAGCTGGTGCTCAACGGCGAGGTACGCCAGAGCGCGCCAATCTCGGACATGATTTTTTCACCGCTTCAGCTGGTGGCGTTTATC
This window of the Candidatus Brocadiia bacterium genome carries:
- a CDS encoding fumarylacetoacetate hydrolase family protein, with amino-acid sequence FCPLGPWVESVAPAPDSLVELVLNGEVRQSAPISDMIFSPLQLVAFISSVMTLERGDVILTGTPPGVGALTAGDEVTVRVGGVGELVNSVM